One stretch of Paramormyrops kingsleyae isolate MSU_618 chromosome 4, PKINGS_0.4, whole genome shotgun sequence DNA includes these proteins:
- the LOC140588840 gene encoding uncharacterized protein, translating to MEKTCYRKVFKSLILLAIMLIIYRIVYNGPLMWNVTIYPHLSGNNLHPTADLSNQCAKNLTEQNITPIKDTKHFLVSAYKDHRIDGTIRIISIYRRDDVRRLYCVIGCAQQEYLVTAAVVDMHHDYFGFPYHTTDLLCKTEPKCDATNVTISINTSTSDIPDMIFLPIRNQERNEHNFKYNFTVCISNLFGNYNNVLQFVQTIEMYKLLGIQKVVIYNTSCGPDLDKVLHYYREEGTLEIHQWPIDQFLNPSKGWNFVEHKGDLHYYGQLTTLNDCIYRNMYRSKYLLLNDIDEIIMPYKHATLELLLEDLQRQNSRVGVFLIENHIFPKTHFDETGQFHLTQWEKVPGINIMEHIYREPDRKDVYNPTKMIINPRQVVQTSVHSVLQNYGGTLRVPPDVCRIIHVRVPLQGSLTKEQLIVDTKLWEYQKDLVPNIDSVLYKSEIYD from the coding sequence ATAGGATAGTCTATAATGGTCCTTTAATGTGGAATGTGACTATATATCCACATTTATCAGGAAATAATTTACATCCAACAGCTGATCTGAGTAATCAGTGTGCAAAGAACTTGACTGAGCAAAATATAACGCCAATTAAGGACACAAAGCATTTCCTGGTTTCTGCCTACAAAGATCACAGGATTGATGGAACCATTCGTATCATTAGCATATATAGGAGGGATGATGTCAGAAGACTGTATTGTGTCATTGGTTGTGCTCAACAAGAATATTTGGTTACAGCTGCAGTAGTCGACATGCACCATGATTATTTTGGGTTCCCTTACCACACCACAGACCTACTGTGTAAAACTGAACCAAAGTGTGATGCTACTAATGTCACTATCAGTATTAATACATCCACCTCAGACATTCCAGATATGATCTTCCTACCCATACGAAACCAAGAGAGAAACGAGCACAACTTCAAATACAACTTCACTGTCTGCATCTCCAACCTTTTTGGAAATTATAACAATGTACTGCAGTTTGTGCAAACCATAGAAATGTACAAGCTCCTGGGCATACAGAAAGTGGTCATCTACAATACTAGCTGTGGTCCAGACCTTGACAAGGTTCTGCACTACTACAGGGAAGAGGGTACACTTGAAATCCACCAATGGCCAATAGATCAGTTTCTCAATCCCTCCAAAGGCTGGAACTTTGTAGAACATAAAGGTGACCTCCATTACTATGGGCAGTTAACTACTCTGAATGACTGTATCTACAGAAACATGTACAGATCCAAGTATCTTCTGCTGAACGACATTGATGAAATAATTATGCCTTACAAGCATGCTACACTGGAGCTTCTCCTGGAGGACCTGCAAAGGCAAAACTCAAGAGTTGGAGTCTTTCTTATTGAGAATCATATCTTCCCCAAAACCCACTTTGATGAAACGGGCCAATTCCATTTAACACAATGGGAAAAGGTTCCAGGAATAAACATCATGGAACATATTTACCGGGAACCTGATAGGAAAGATGTTTACAACCCCACCAAGATGATCATAAATCCAAGGCAAGTGGTGCAGACATCAGTGCATTCAGTGCTGCAGAATTATGGAGGCACATTGAGAGTTCCACCTGATGTGTGCAGAATTATACATGTCAGAGTTCCTTTACAGGGGAGTCTCACCAAAGAGCAACTGATTGTGGACACAAAGCTGTGGGAATatcagaaggaccttgtgccaAATATTGATAGTGTGCTGTATAAATCAGAGATCTACGACTGA